Below is a window of Cryobacterium sp. PAMC25264 DNA.
CGGCCGCGCTGGCCGTGCCATCGTTCGCGGGCCCGCTCGGGGGTGTGCGGCTTGCCGTAGATCACGCCGTCGAGCACGAACACCGAGTCGCCGCCCAGGATGAGGCCGTCGATGCCGTGCGTGGCGCCGTCTGCGGCCACTGCCTCGGCCTTCGCCCTGGCCAGAAGCTCCACCACGTGGTGCGGGGTCAGCGGCGCACCGGTGCGCACAGCCTCCGCTTCGGCGACGGCATCCTCGTCGACGTCGGGCGAGATCGTGGCGGGTTCGATGCCCGCCGCCCGCAGCAGCGACAGGCGGGCGGGGGAGGTGGAGGCGAGGTACAGGCGCATGGGACCCTTCGGTGTCTCAGCAGATGTGGGATGCTCGTTCAATGGGCACCAACACCAATAATCAGGCACGACAGGGCAATCCCGAAGGCGAAATCGGCACCGAGCTCGAGCTCGACGTCACAAACGTAGCCCACGGCGGCATCTTCGTGGCCCGGCACGAGGGCCGGGTGGTCTTCGTCAGCGACACCATGCCGGGTGAGCGGGTGCGCGCGCGGTTGACCGACGCGAACAAGAAGAGCTTCTGGCGCGCCGAGACCGTCGAGGTCCTCGAGGCCGCCCCGGAACGCCAGCCGCACATCTGGGCCGCCGCGGCCATCGACCGTGACCCGGCCGACCGAGCCGGCGGCGCCGAATTCGGCCATATCGAACTCGGCCACCAGCGTGAACTCAAGCGTCAGGTGCTCGCCGACGCCCTACACCGCATGGCCGGCATCGACACCGACGTCACCGTCGAGCCGGTTGCGGTGGCGGCGGATGCGTCGCCCGGTGACGCTATGGACGGCACAGGCTGGCGCACCCGGGTGCGCCTGCACGTGACCGACAGCGGAATCGTCGGCCCCTATGCGGCCCGGTCGCACCGGGTGATCCCGGTCGACGACCTGCCGCTGGCCGTGCACGCCCTCGAGATGGCCGCGCCGCTGGACCGGTTGTTCGCCGGTGCAGCCTCCGTCGACGTCGTGGCTCCCAGCGTGGGCCCCGTGCAGATCCTGCCCGCCGAGCAGGACGACAAGGGCCGCCGCCGCCGCACCGCCCCGAACCCGATCACCGAGCTCGTCGGCGACCGGGAATTCCGGCTCGACGCCGCCGGCTTCTGGCAGGTGCACGCCCGCGCCGCCGAAACCCTCTTCAGCGCCGTGCAGGACGCCATCGACCCCGACCTGTTCGACCCGAAGGCGGCCAACCTCGACCTCTACGGCGGGGTGGGTCTTCTCGCTGCCGCCGTCGGGGAGCGATTCGGCCCGTCCGTGCGGATCACCTCGGTGGAAAGCGACGCGCAGGCCACCGGGTACGCCGCAGAGAACCTGGCCGAATGGGTCGGCGCCGCTGCCCAGACCGACCGGGTCGACAGGTTCCTGGCCGGCCTCGCCCGCGATGCGAAAAACGCAGACCAGGGCCGCCAGCAGGCCGCCACCGTGGTCCTCGACCCGCCGCGTTCGGGTGCGGGGGCGGATGTGGTCGACAAGCTGGCCTTCCTCTCGCCCGCCCAGGTGGTCTACGTGGCCTGCGACCCCGTTGCCCTGGCGCGGGACATCGCGCTGTTCGCCGGGTACGGGTACACGCTCAAGAGCCTGCGCGCGTTCGACCTGTTTCCCAATACCCACCACGTCGAGGCCGTCGCACTGCTGACCAAATAGCTAGTCTTAGCGAAGTACCCGCAACGAAGGATGAGCACATAGTGACCGAGCTTGACGCAGCGCCCGACCTGGTCGACCACCCCGTACGGGTGGGAATCGCCGACGACCACGAGTCGGTGCGTCTGGGCATCAAGGCCGCGTGCGAGAACGCCGGCTTCGAGGTGGTCTTCGCGGCCGCCACTGTGCGGGAACTCGTCGACGGTATCTCCACCCGGACGGTCGACGTGATCGTGCTCGACCTGTCCCTCGGGGATGGCTCCCTGGTCACCGACAACGTGCACCTGGCCCGTACCACCGGGGCGTCGGTGCTCGTGCACAGCATCGCGGACCGGGTCGCCCTGGTGCGGGAGGCCCTCGCTGCCGGCGCGGCAGGCGTGATCCCCAAGTCGTCGCCGACAACCACGGTGATGGCCGCCGTCGCCTCCGTCGCCCGCGGCGATGTGCTCAACAACCTCGAATGGGCCACAGCGATCGACGCCGACCGGGACTTCGCCAAGGCGCAGCTGGGCCGCAGGGAGCGGGACGTCCTGCACCTGTACGCCTCCGGCCTGCCGTTGAAGATGGTCGCCATGCAGCTCGGTATCGCGCACTCCACCGCCCGTGAGTACCTGGACCGGATCCGGGTCAAGTACGTGGAGGTGGGCCGCCCGGCGCCCACGAAGGTGGACCTGTTGCGGCGGGCCGTGGAAGACGGCATCCTGCCCGGGCTGGACCCGGACGGCGGGGATGGGCGCTCCTAGGCCGGCGGAGGCCCCGCCGGTCCGGTCCTTCCGGCTCGCGCCCGGACGGGTCGCCCCCGAACAGCTCGGCGCCGACCTCCTCAACGAATCCAAGCAACCTCGCAAGCCCATCTCCCGGGCCCAGATCGAGCGGGTGGTCTCCCGCGCCGTTGGCGGCGTCGGTGCGATCTTCGCCCTGCAGACCTATCCGGCGATGTTGCACCAGCTGGACAGCCTCAAGCCGGGCCTGGGCATCGCCCTGACGGTCGCGATCTTCGGCGGCCTGGGGCTGGCGATCATCGCCACGCTGGTGAAGAGGTTCATCCGGTTCACCAGCGGGCTCTTCGCGATCCTCTACCTGGTGGCGCTGGTCGCCTGGCCGGCCATGCTGAACACCCCGGACGGCGTGCTGGACGGCAAGTCCTGGCTCTGGTACCTCTGCACCGTCGCCACCTCCTGCGCCGCCGTGTCGTTTCCCCTCTGGTGGGCGATGACTTATACCCTCCTCGCACCGATCGCCTACGGCATCGTGCGTGTGCTGCCGGCCGGCGGTGGTGCGGAGCCCATGCTCGGCGCGCTCGACGCGTTCTACGCGATCCTGCTCGGCCAGGTCGTGCTCATCATCATCACCA
It encodes the following:
- a CDS encoding nucleoside triphosphate pyrophosphatase, which codes for MRLYLASTSPARLSLLRAAGIEPATISPDVDEDAVAEAEAVRTGAPLTPHHVVELLARAKAEAVAADGATHGIDGLILGGDSVFVLDGVIYGKPHTPERARERWHGQRGRTGQLFSGHWLIEYVDGTPGRAVGAVAQASVTFADDIPDAELDAYIATGEPLFVAGAFTIDSLGAPYITRIEGDPSTVVGLSLPTLRRLVSRLGYDWPSLWNRGTSALPD
- a CDS encoding class I SAM-dependent RNA methyltransferase, producing MGTNTNNQARQGNPEGEIGTELELDVTNVAHGGIFVARHEGRVVFVSDTMPGERVRARLTDANKKSFWRAETVEVLEAAPERQPHIWAAAAIDRDPADRAGGAEFGHIELGHQRELKRQVLADALHRMAGIDTDVTVEPVAVAADASPGDAMDGTGWRTRVRLHVTDSGIVGPYAARSHRVIPVDDLPLAVHALEMAAPLDRLFAGAASVDVVAPSVGPVQILPAEQDDKGRRRRTAPNPITELVGDREFRLDAAGFWQVHARAAETLFSAVQDAIDPDLFDPKAANLDLYGGVGLLAAAVGERFGPSVRITSVESDAQATGYAAENLAEWVGAAAQTDRVDRFLAGLARDAKNADQGRQQAATVVLDPPRSGAGADVVDKLAFLSPAQVVYVACDPVALARDIALFAGYGYTLKSLRAFDLFPNTHHVEAVALLTK
- a CDS encoding response regulator transcription factor; translated protein: MTELDAAPDLVDHPVRVGIADDHESVRLGIKAACENAGFEVVFAAATVRELVDGISTRTVDVIVLDLSLGDGSLVTDNVHLARTTGASVLVHSIADRVALVREALAAGAAGVIPKSSPTTTVMAAVASVARGDVLNNLEWATAIDADRDFAKAQLGRRERDVLHLYASGLPLKMVAMQLGIAHSTAREYLDRIRVKYVEVGRPAPTKVDLLRRAVEDGILPGLDPDGGDGRS